The Mycolicibacterium boenickei genome has a segment encoding these proteins:
- a CDS encoding NAD(P)/FAD-dependent oxidoreductase — MEHIHPGGRAVAVIGSGVAGLTAAHVLSARDRVTLLEADTRFGGHAHTQHVVEDGHTVALDTAFLVHNDRTYPTLCRLFDELGIRTQDTDMSMSVRDDGTGLEYAGARGLGGLFPSWSNAGRPRYLLMLGEITRFHRLATQLLRREAAGDELTLDEFLHRHGFSRYFTDRFMTPLVAAVWSCPPGEALRYPARYLFVFLQHHGMLSVFGSPTWRTVVGGSANYVDAIVSRLPEAITGAHVRSVRRCADGVLITVDGQQPRRFDAAVIATHPNQALLMLDHPSENERRILGAIPYSLNQAQLHTDASVLPRLPRARASWNYLIDPVDQAVTVSYDITRLMRLSGTRRYLVTLGGTHRVDPAKVVAEMVYAHPTYTTESLAAQQLLPHLNDDRIAFAGAYHGWGFHEDGAASGLAAAERLGARWAGGTVVEPLSC; from the coding sequence GTGGAACATATTCATCCCGGCGGGCGTGCCGTTGCGGTGATAGGCAGCGGTGTCGCGGGTCTGACGGCCGCACATGTCCTGTCGGCCCGTGACCGCGTCACCCTGCTCGAAGCCGACACCCGCTTCGGCGGGCATGCCCATACGCAGCACGTCGTCGAGGACGGTCACACCGTCGCGCTCGACACGGCTTTCCTGGTGCACAATGACCGCACGTATCCGACCCTGTGTCGGCTGTTCGACGAACTCGGGATCCGTACGCAGGACACCGACATGTCGATGTCCGTACGAGACGACGGCACCGGTCTGGAGTACGCCGGGGCGCGCGGCCTGGGCGGGTTGTTTCCCAGCTGGTCCAATGCGGGCCGGCCGCGCTATCTGCTGATGCTGGGCGAGATCACCCGATTTCACCGGCTGGCAACGCAATTGCTGCGACGTGAGGCTGCCGGAGACGAGCTGACCCTCGACGAGTTCCTGCACCGGCATGGGTTCTCCCGGTATTTCACCGACCGATTCATGACGCCGTTGGTCGCCGCCGTGTGGTCATGCCCGCCGGGTGAGGCACTGCGCTACCCGGCCCGGTACCTGTTCGTCTTCCTGCAGCACCACGGGATGCTGTCGGTGTTCGGCTCTCCGACCTGGCGCACGGTGGTGGGCGGGTCGGCCAACTATGTCGACGCCATCGTGTCCCGGCTGCCCGAGGCGATCACCGGCGCTCACGTGCGATCGGTGCGGCGATGCGCAGACGGCGTGCTGATCACCGTCGACGGGCAGCAGCCGCGGCGGTTCGATGCCGCCGTCATCGCTACCCATCCGAACCAGGCGCTGCTGATGCTCGACCACCCCAGCGAGAACGAACGTCGCATCCTCGGGGCCATCCCCTACAGCCTCAACCAGGCTCAGTTGCACACCGACGCGTCGGTGCTGCCACGCCTACCGAGGGCACGTGCTTCGTGGAACTACCTGATCGACCCCGTTGATCAGGCCGTCACCGTCAGCTACGACATCACGAGGCTGATGAGGCTGAGTGGCACTCGGCGTTACCTGGTGACCCTGGGCGGCACCCATCGAGTGGACCCCGCGAAGGTCGTGGCCGAGATGGTCTACGCCCATCCCACCTACACCACCGAATCGTTAGCCGCCCAACAACTCCTGCCTCACCTCAACGACGACCGGATAGCCTTCGCCGGGGCCTACCACGGCTGGGGATTCCATGAGGACGGCGCCGCATCGGGATTGGCGGCCGCGGAACGGCTCGGCGCCCGGTGGGCCGGCGGCACCGTTGTGGAGCCGCTGTCGTGCTGA
- a CDS encoding LLM class F420-dependent oxidoreductase: protein MPNDFRFGVSLRATGSQSQIADEARRAEDLGFDVLNVPDHLGAPAPFPTLTAVAAATSTLRVGTFVLNAGFYKPALLARDATALRDLSGGRFDLGLGAGYVREEFEAAELPFPSARDRIDYLRHTTEYLREHAPDIPILIAGNGDRLLTLAAQTADIIGLTGGDHVDGDPLANRIEFLRNASGDRFDDLELNIAITAMPAPGTEMPILNVPRHFLPGLTDEELLRHPGVLSGSVSAMADHIRGLRAKYGITYIIVQIAHAEAFGKVIAELR from the coding sequence ATGCCCAACGATTTCCGCTTTGGCGTCAGCCTGCGAGCCACCGGATCCCAGTCGCAGATCGCCGACGAGGCGCGGCGTGCCGAGGACCTCGGGTTCGACGTGCTCAACGTGCCCGATCATCTCGGTGCGCCCGCCCCGTTCCCGACCCTGACGGCGGTTGCCGCAGCGACCAGCACGTTGCGCGTCGGCACGTTCGTGCTCAATGCCGGCTTCTACAAGCCGGCATTGCTGGCCCGCGACGCCACCGCCCTGCGGGACCTGTCCGGCGGACGCTTCGACCTCGGCCTCGGCGCCGGCTATGTGCGCGAGGAGTTCGAGGCCGCCGAACTGCCGTTCCCCAGCGCACGCGACCGTATCGACTATCTGCGCCACACCACCGAGTATCTGCGCGAGCATGCACCCGACATCCCCATCCTCATCGCGGGCAACGGGGACCGGCTGCTGACCCTGGCCGCGCAGACCGCCGACATCATCGGCCTCACCGGGGGCGATCACGTCGACGGCGACCCGCTGGCCAACCGAATTGAGTTCCTGCGCAACGCTTCCGGAGACCGATTCGACGACCTGGAGCTCAACATCGCCATCACCGCGATGCCCGCGCCTGGCACCGAGATGCCCATCCTCAACGTCCCCCGCCATTTTCTGCCAGGGCTCACCGACGAAGAGCTGCTGCGCCATCCCGGAGTGCTCTCGGGTTCGGTCAGTGCCATGGCCGACCACATTCGGGGCCTGCGCGCCAAATACGGCATCACCTACATCATCGTGCAGATCGCCCACGCTGAGGCGTTCGGAAAGGTGATCGCCGAACTCCGATAA
- a CDS encoding glutamate--cysteine ligase 2: protein MTSHPTVGVEEEFLLIDPQSGEPVACNKQVAASAAAHGVDLQLELTSCQVETTTDVMDSSSALRCELNRLRRIATEAAAANGAQLLAVGLPPTVPHKFPVTPTARYRRIAHRFGMIAHEQGICGCHVHVAVPDREAAIHVSNWLRPWLHVLLALTANSAIYRNTDSGYASFRSVLWSRWPSSGPPPHFDSAAQYDAAVAMLERAGAALDDGMIYWDVRPSANFPTVEVRVCDVPATVAETVLAATLIRAGVMTALRGYAEGESVPRLADSQIRAAHWKAAHDGLNGDGIDLLGDQSTVPARDLLDRFVETVRPALVQLGDYEMVRGEIARVAAEGNGAMRQREAWRRRSEITDVIGELAAAVTSD, encoded by the coding sequence GTGACGAGTCACCCGACGGTGGGCGTGGAAGAGGAGTTCCTGCTCATCGACCCACAGAGCGGCGAGCCGGTCGCCTGTAACAAACAGGTCGCCGCGAGCGCCGCCGCGCACGGGGTCGACCTGCAACTGGAGCTGACCAGCTGCCAGGTCGAAACCACGACCGATGTGATGGACTCCAGCAGTGCGTTGCGTTGCGAACTGAACCGGTTGCGGCGGATCGCCACCGAGGCGGCCGCGGCCAACGGGGCGCAACTGCTGGCTGTCGGGCTGCCGCCGACCGTGCCGCACAAATTCCCGGTGACGCCGACCGCGCGCTACCGCAGGATCGCTCACCGGTTCGGCATGATCGCCCACGAGCAGGGCATCTGTGGCTGCCACGTCCATGTCGCGGTGCCCGATCGCGAGGCTGCGATTCACGTCAGCAACTGGCTGCGGCCGTGGCTGCATGTGTTGTTGGCGCTGACCGCCAACTCGGCGATCTACCGCAACACCGACAGCGGCTACGCCAGCTTCCGCAGCGTGCTGTGGTCGCGGTGGCCGAGCTCGGGGCCTCCGCCGCATTTCGATTCGGCCGCACAGTACGACGCCGCCGTCGCCATGCTGGAGCGGGCCGGCGCCGCGCTGGATGACGGCATGATCTATTGGGATGTCCGGCCGTCGGCGAATTTTCCGACGGTGGAAGTGCGGGTGTGCGACGTACCGGCGACGGTCGCCGAAACGGTGCTTGCCGCCACGCTGATCCGCGCCGGGGTGATGACGGCGCTGCGTGGGTACGCCGAAGGCGAATCGGTTCCGCGTCTGGCGGACAGCCAGATCCGTGCAGCGCACTGGAAGGCCGCTCACGACGGCCTGAACGGCGACGGTATCGATCTGCTGGGGGACCAGTCGACGGTCCCGGCGCGGGACCTGCTCGACCGATTCGTCGAAACGGTGCGGCCGGCCCTGGTGCAGTTGGGCGACTACGAGATGGTCCGCGGTGAAATTGCCCGCGTTGCGGCCGAGGGCAACGGCGCGATGCGGCAACGCGAGGCCTGGCGTCGGCGCAGTGAGATCACCGACGTGATAGGCGAATTGGCGGCCGCGGTGACCAGCGACTAG
- a CDS encoding Nramp family divalent metal transporter codes for MLEDTKARVTPSWVLLGPAFVAAIAYVDPGNVAANVSAGAQFGYLLVWVIVMANAMAGLVQFLSAKLGLVTGRSLPEVVAAHTRTPTRIAYWIQAELVAVATDLAEVVGGAIALHLLFDLPLLLGGIITGAVSLLLLSVQNRRGQQVFERVITGLLMIIAIGFLTSLFVETPPAAEVAAGLIPRFQGTESLLLATAMLGATVMPHAVYLHSGLARDRHGHPEPGPARRRLLRVTRYDVGLAMLLAGAVNLAMLLVAATNLQGRDNTDSIEGAHAAVRDTLGPTVALLFAIGLLASGLASTSVGAYAGAMIMQGLLRRSYPLLLRRMVTLIPALAVLAIGVDPSRALVLSQVVLSFGIPLALIPLVRLTSNAALMGDDVNHRVTTALGWGVAGLISVLNVVLIYLTVTG; via the coding sequence TTGTTAGAGGACACCAAGGCGCGCGTGACCCCGAGCTGGGTGCTGCTCGGGCCGGCATTCGTCGCCGCAATCGCCTATGTCGACCCCGGCAACGTCGCCGCCAATGTGAGCGCGGGTGCGCAATTCGGCTACCTGCTGGTCTGGGTGATCGTGATGGCCAACGCGATGGCCGGCCTGGTGCAGTTCCTCTCGGCCAAGCTCGGGCTGGTCACCGGTCGCTCGCTACCCGAAGTCGTGGCCGCCCACACCCGCACCCCGACCCGCATCGCCTACTGGATCCAGGCCGAATTGGTGGCCGTCGCAACCGATCTCGCTGAAGTCGTGGGCGGGGCGATCGCGCTGCACCTCTTGTTCGACCTGCCGCTGTTGCTCGGCGGCATCATCACCGGCGCGGTATCGCTCCTGCTGCTGAGCGTGCAGAACCGCCGCGGCCAACAGGTATTCGAACGGGTGATCACCGGCCTGCTGATGATCATCGCGATCGGCTTTCTCACCAGTCTGTTCGTCGAGACTCCCCCGGCGGCCGAGGTGGCCGCCGGGCTGATCCCCCGCTTCCAGGGCACCGAAAGCCTGCTGCTGGCCACCGCGATGCTCGGCGCGACGGTGATGCCACACGCGGTCTACCTGCATTCCGGCCTGGCCCGCGATCGGCACGGCCACCCCGAGCCCGGTCCTGCGCGGCGACGACTGCTCCGCGTGACCCGCTACGACGTCGGGCTCGCGATGCTGCTGGCGGGCGCGGTGAACCTGGCCATGCTGCTGGTCGCGGCCACCAACCTGCAGGGTCGCGACAACACCGACTCCATCGAGGGCGCCCACGCCGCGGTCCGCGACACCCTGGGCCCGACGGTTGCCCTGCTGTTCGCCATCGGGCTGCTGGCCTCCGGCCTGGCCTCGACCTCCGTCGGCGCATATGCGGGCGCGATGATCATGCAGGGGCTGTTGCGTCGCTCCTACCCACTGCTGCTGCGCCGGATGGTCACCCTGATCCCGGCGCTGGCCGTGCTGGCCATCGGCGTCGACCCCAGTCGCGCCCTGGTGTTGTCCCAGGTCGTGCTCTCGTTCGGCATACCGCTGGCCCTGATCCCGCTGGTCCGGTTGACCAGTAACGCGGCGCTGATGGGCGACGACGTCAACCACCGCGTCACCACGGCACTCGGCTGGGGTGTGGCCGGATTGATTAGTGTGCTCAACGTGGTGCTGATCTATCTGACCGTCACGGGCTGA
- a CDS encoding NAD(P)H-dependent amine dehydrogenase family protein produces MTIRVAAVGTGNVGKHALKQLVTNPDYELTGVWVSSSAKAGKDAGELAGLDVSTGVLATDDLDAILAGKPDCVVYTALADNRLPEALEDYRRILAAGVNVVASSAVFLQYPWQVLPAELIEPIETAAEAGGASIFVNGIDPGFANDLLPLALAGTCQQIEQIRCMEIVDYATYNSAAVMFDVMGFGKPIDETPMLLQPGVLTLAWGSVVRQLAAGLGIELDEVTEEHTRVPAPEDFDITAGHIPAGTTAALRFEVRGMRDGKAAVVLEHVTRLRDDLCPEWPQPAQEGGSYRVVVTGEPSYTLDLRLSSPNGDHNHAGLVATAARVVNAIPAVVDAKPGIRTTLDLPLITGRGLYAAG; encoded by the coding sequence ATGACCATTCGCGTAGCCGCGGTCGGCACCGGAAACGTCGGCAAGCATGCGCTCAAGCAGCTCGTCACCAATCCGGACTACGAACTCACCGGTGTGTGGGTGTCCTCGTCGGCGAAGGCCGGCAAGGACGCCGGAGAGCTTGCCGGCCTTGATGTTTCGACGGGCGTGCTGGCCACCGACGACCTCGACGCGATCCTGGCCGGCAAGCCGGACTGCGTGGTCTACACCGCCCTTGCCGACAACCGGCTGCCCGAGGCCCTCGAGGACTACCGGCGCATCCTGGCGGCCGGCGTCAACGTGGTGGCCAGCTCCGCGGTGTTCCTGCAGTACCCGTGGCAGGTGCTGCCGGCCGAGCTGATCGAGCCCATCGAGACCGCCGCCGAAGCGGGCGGGGCGAGCATTTTCGTCAACGGCATCGACCCCGGCTTCGCGAATGACCTTCTGCCCCTTGCCCTTGCCGGCACGTGTCAGCAGATCGAGCAGATCCGGTGCATGGAGATCGTCGACTACGCGACCTACAACAGCGCCGCGGTGATGTTCGACGTGATGGGCTTCGGCAAGCCGATCGACGAAACCCCGATGCTGCTGCAACCCGGGGTGCTGACCCTGGCCTGGGGTTCGGTGGTGCGGCAACTGGCCGCCGGTCTCGGCATCGAACTCGACGAAGTTACCGAGGAGCACACCCGGGTACCGGCACCGGAGGACTTCGACATCACGGCCGGGCACATCCCGGCCGGCACCACCGCCGCCCTGCGGTTCGAGGTGCGCGGAATGCGTGATGGCAAGGCGGCGGTGGTGCTGGAGCATGTGACGCGGTTGCGCGACGACCTGTGTCCCGAGTGGCCCCAGCCCGCCCAGGAAGGCGGCTCATACCGAGTGGTGGTGACCGGCGAACCGTCCTACACGCTCGACCTGCGCCTGAGCAGTCCGAACGGCGACCACAACCATGCCGGCCTGGTGGCGACGGCGGCACGGGTGGTGAACGCGATCCCGGCGGTGGTGGACGCCAAGCCGGGCATCCGGACCACACTCGATCTGCCCTTGATCACCGGTCGTGGTCTGTACGCTGCCGGATAG
- a CDS encoding SDR family oxidoreductase, which yields MILDRFRLDDKVAIVTGAGRGLGAATALAFAEAGADVLIAARTQAQLDEVASQIAATGRRAHVVAADLAHPEATAELAAAAVEAFGKLDIVVNNVGGTMPAPLLNTSTKDLRDAFTFNVSTAHALTSAAVPLMLEHSGGGSIINITSTVGRLAGRGFAAYGTAKAALAHYTRLSALDLCPRIRVNAIAPGSILTSALDIVASNEALRDPMEKATPLRRLGDPADIAAAAVYLASPAGSYLTGKVLEVDGGLNMPNLDLPIPDL from the coding sequence GTGATTCTCGATAGATTCCGATTGGACGACAAGGTTGCGATCGTCACCGGGGCCGGACGCGGCCTGGGCGCGGCGACCGCCCTGGCATTCGCGGAAGCCGGTGCCGACGTGCTCATCGCGGCCCGCACACAAGCCCAGCTCGACGAAGTGGCAAGCCAGATCGCCGCGACCGGGCGGCGGGCACATGTCGTCGCCGCCGACCTCGCCCACCCCGAGGCCACCGCCGAGCTCGCGGCCGCCGCCGTGGAGGCGTTCGGGAAACTAGACATCGTCGTCAACAACGTCGGCGGCACCATGCCGGCGCCCCTGCTGAACACGTCCACCAAAGATCTGCGCGACGCGTTCACCTTCAACGTGTCGACGGCGCACGCCCTGACCAGTGCCGCGGTGCCGCTGATGCTCGAGCACTCCGGCGGCGGCAGCATCATCAACATCACCTCCACGGTGGGACGCCTGGCCGGCCGCGGGTTCGCCGCGTACGGCACCGCGAAGGCCGCGCTCGCCCACTACACCCGGCTGTCGGCATTGGATCTGTGCCCGCGCATCCGCGTCAACGCGATCGCCCCCGGCTCGATCCTGACTTCGGCGCTCGACATCGTCGCGTCCAACGAAGCGCTGCGTGACCCGATGGAGAAGGCGACCCCGCTGCGCAGGCTCGGTGATCCGGCCGACATCGCGGCCGCCGCGGTATACCTCGCGTCCCCAGCCGGTAGCTATCTGACCGGCAAGGTGCTCGAGGTCGACGGTGGCCTGAACATGCCCAATCTCGATCTGCCCATCCCCGACCTCTGA
- a CDS encoding glucose-6-phosphate dehydrogenase, whose amino-acid sequence MTQQRYDFFGEVFARYFSPGVDRYPSTAGPLIHRLLACTDDLQDRLAQARLAAEVWGEEELGHPGHVHPASELFVITQCGLMYGARFADAHHDLYYLATPHTMFDAFVDQIEHTPLRVGTVVAVDRRCSHDLEAAHPMDAALRRILEEHEALRVDVSV is encoded by the coding sequence ATGACCCAGCAGCGATACGACTTCTTCGGCGAAGTTTTCGCGCGGTACTTCAGTCCCGGGGTCGACCGCTATCCGTCGACGGCGGGCCCTCTCATTCACCGCCTGCTCGCCTGCACCGATGACCTGCAGGACCGGTTGGCCCAGGCCCGGCTGGCTGCAGAGGTGTGGGGCGAGGAGGAGTTGGGACATCCCGGCCACGTGCACCCGGCGTCGGAGTTGTTCGTCATCACCCAGTGCGGGCTGATGTACGGTGCCCGGTTCGCCGACGCCCACCACGATCTGTATTACCTGGCCACCCCGCACACGATGTTCGACGCGTTCGTCGATCAGATCGAGCACACACCGCTGCGCGTGGGCACGGTCGTCGCAGTCGATCGCCGGTGCAGCCACGACCTCGAAGCCGCTCATCCCATGGACGCGGCGCTGCGCCGGATCCTGGAGGAGCACGAGGCCTTGCGCGTCGACGTGAGCGTTTAG
- the ku gene encoding non-homologous end joining protein Ku, translating to MRSIWKGSIAFGLVNVPVKVYSATEDHDIKFHQVHAKDNGRIRYKRVCEVCGEVVEFRDINKAFESDDGQMVVITDEDIATLPEERSREIEVVEFIPADQLDPLMYDKSYFLEPDSKSSKSYVLLAKTLAETERVAIVHFSLRNKTRLAALRVKDFSKRNVMVIHTLLWPDEIRDPDFPVLDKEVEIKPAELKMAGQVVESMTDDFKPDQFRDDYQEQLHELVQAKLEGGEAFSVEEQPTELDETEDVSDLLAKLEASVKARGGATKEPAKKAPAKKAPAKKTAAKKAAAKK from the coding sequence ATGCGATCCATCTGGAAGGGTTCGATCGCCTTCGGCCTGGTGAACGTGCCGGTCAAGGTCTACAGCGCGACCGAGGACCACGACATCAAGTTCCATCAGGTCCACGCCAAGGACAACGGTCGGATCCGCTACAAGCGGGTCTGCGAGGTATGTGGCGAGGTCGTCGAGTTCCGCGACATCAACAAGGCGTTCGAGTCCGACGACGGCCAGATGGTGGTGATCACCGACGAGGACATCGCCACGCTGCCCGAGGAACGCAGCCGCGAGATCGAGGTCGTCGAGTTCATCCCGGCCGACCAGCTGGACCCGTTGATGTACGACAAGAGCTATTTCCTGGAGCCCGACTCCAAGTCGTCGAAGTCCTACGTGTTGTTGGCCAAGACCCTCGCCGAGACAGAGCGGGTGGCCATCGTGCACTTCTCATTGCGCAACAAGACGCGGCTCGCGGCGTTGCGCGTCAAGGACTTCAGCAAGCGCAACGTCATGGTGATCCACACGCTGCTGTGGCCCGATGAGATCCGCGATCCCGACTTCCCGGTGCTGGACAAGGAAGTCGAGATCAAGCCGGCCGAGTTGAAGATGGCCGGTCAGGTCGTCGAGTCGATGACCGACGACTTCAAACCCGACCAGTTCCGCGACGACTACCAGGAACAGCTGCACGAGCTGGTTCAGGCCAAACTCGAAGGCGGAGAAGCTTTCTCGGTCGAGGAACAACCGACCGAGCTCGACGAGACCGAGGACGTGTCAGACTTGCTGGCCAAACTCGAAGCCAGCGTGAAGGCGCGCGGCGGGGCGACCAAGGAGCCGGCCAAGAAGGCCCCCGCGAAGAAGGCCCCGGCCAAGAAGACCGCCGCCAAGAAAGCAGCGGCCAAGAAGTAG